In Oryzihumus leptocrescens, the following are encoded in one genomic region:
- the resB gene encoding cytochrome c biogenesis protein ResB, whose amino-acid sequence MSRADERLDTRPDETEDTAVTLPRLGPLGMLRWAWRQLTSMRTALFLLLLLAIAAVPGSIWPQRNIDAGRVADYLAQHRSLGPWLDRLGFFDVYSSPWFAAIYLLLFVSLVGCVVPRSRIHWHAMRAVPPRAPRRLERLPEHGEVTVEAEPAAVLAAAREVLRRKRFRVHAHDEGSLSAESGYLRETGNLVFHLALIVVIIGIAVGHLFGWRGDVIVPVGETFSNTISAYDTIDPGPWVDAESLTPFSVAVDKLDVTFEEKALGAQRGAPRDFTAYTTTRDNPDAAPQKQVLKVNHPLTMGGASVFLLGNGYAPVVTVRDAKGQVLYHQATPFLTQDNNYKSVGAVKVSAASPKQLGFFGFFLPTAYIDKTFGPSSAFPDLKNPALALGVYEGELYPGGRPQSVYTLSTEKMTQLTDGKGTPLRIWLTPGKSYQLPGGRGSITFDGVQRFAGLSIRHDPGKPFALWGALLALAGLIASLMIRRRRVFVRVQEITAGQRGSASDPAGTGRTVVTIGALAKGEDAGLAGAVEDLLASIAERTGRTA is encoded by the coding sequence ATGAGCCGCGCCGACGAGCGCCTCGACACCCGCCCCGACGAGACCGAGGACACCGCGGTCACCCTGCCGCGCCTCGGCCCGCTCGGGATGCTGCGCTGGGCGTGGCGGCAGCTGACCAGCATGCGCACCGCGCTGTTCCTGCTGCTCCTGCTGGCCATCGCCGCCGTCCCCGGCTCGATCTGGCCGCAGCGCAACATCGACGCCGGCCGGGTCGCCGACTACCTGGCCCAGCACCGCAGCCTCGGCCCGTGGCTGGACCGCCTCGGCTTCTTCGACGTCTACTCCTCGCCCTGGTTCGCGGCGATCTACCTGCTGCTGTTCGTCTCCCTCGTCGGCTGCGTGGTGCCCCGCTCGCGGATCCACTGGCACGCCATGCGCGCCGTCCCGCCGCGCGCCCCGCGCCGCCTGGAGCGGCTGCCCGAGCACGGCGAGGTCACCGTCGAGGCCGAGCCGGCCGCCGTGCTCGCCGCCGCCCGCGAGGTGCTGCGCCGCAAGCGGTTCCGGGTGCACGCCCACGACGAGGGCTCGCTCAGCGCCGAGAGCGGCTACCTGCGCGAGACGGGCAACCTCGTCTTCCACCTTGCCCTGATCGTCGTGATCATCGGTATCGCGGTCGGTCACCTCTTCGGGTGGCGCGGCGACGTCATCGTCCCCGTCGGGGAGACGTTCTCCAACACCATCTCGGCCTACGACACCATCGACCCCGGCCCGTGGGTGGACGCCGAGAGCCTCACGCCGTTCTCCGTGGCGGTGGACAAGCTCGACGTGACCTTCGAGGAGAAGGCGCTGGGGGCGCAGCGCGGCGCACCCCGCGACTTCACGGCATACACGACGACGCGCGACAACCCCGACGCGGCGCCGCAGAAGCAGGTGCTCAAGGTCAACCACCCGCTGACCATGGGCGGCGCGTCGGTGTTCCTGCTCGGCAACGGCTACGCGCCGGTGGTCACGGTGCGCGACGCCAAGGGCCAGGTGCTCTACCACCAGGCCACGCCGTTCCTGACCCAGGACAACAACTACAAGTCGGTCGGCGCGGTCAAGGTGTCGGCGGCCAGCCCCAAGCAGCTCGGCTTCTTCGGCTTCTTCCTGCCGACGGCCTACATCGACAAGACCTTCGGGCCGTCCTCGGCCTTCCCGGACCTGAAGAACCCCGCGCTGGCGCTCGGCGTCTACGAGGGCGAGCTCTACCCCGGTGGGCGGCCGCAGTCGGTCTACACCCTCTCCACCGAGAAGATGACCCAGCTGACCGACGGCAAGGGCACCCCGCTGCGGATCTGGCTGACGCCGGGCAAGAGCTACCAGCTGCCCGGCGGCCGCGGCAGCATCACCTTCGACGGGGTGCAGCGCTTCGCCGGCCTGTCGATCCGCCACGACCCGGGCAAGCCGTTCGCGCTGTGGGGTGCGCTGCTGGCCCTGGCCGGCCTGATCGCCTCGCTGATGATCCGCCGCCGGCGGGTCTTCGTCCGGGTGCAGGAGATCACCGCAGGTCAGCGGGGGTCGGCCTCGGACCCTGCGGGCACGGGACGTACCGTGGTCACCATCGGCGCCCTGGCCAAGGGTGAGGACGCCGGGCTCGCAGGTGCCGTCGAGGACCTGCTCGCCTCCATCGCAGAACGAACAGGGCGCACCGCATGA